Below is a window of Oceanipulchritudo coccoides DNA.
GATGGTTCCGATCACAGCGGACAGCGTCAGCGAATACACGGGATTCCTGCCAAGTTCATCTACAGTAAATCTTGAGCTTATCCTTGGCCGGGACAGCCTCAATCGAATTGTTTATGCGAGCAGCACAACCAGCGCAACCAATATTAAAATTTACAACAGTCATGCCTTCCGGACCTTCGACCCGCGTGACCAGAACGCAGTCCCGAATGTGGTCGTGTCAAAGATCGAACAGCAGGCCGGCCTGACCTTTGTCGATGTGGATTTCCGGGTGGAGGATCCGGATGATGCCACTGTTGAGGCCCATGCGGTGGCCCTGCCTGACGGCACCCTGAGCATCCTCAACGCCCTTCCGATGACTGACTTTCAGCCTGCCGTTACCAGCGACATTCTGGGTACAGCTGTTCCGACAAACACCCGCCGTTCCTTCACCTGGAATACAGCAACCGATTGGAACGTTGATTTCGGCGACATCTCAGTTCTGGTCCTTGCGAAGGACAGCCGTCCGAATATCTTCGATGTCCATCTCGTGGAGATTCCTGCCGATGGAGACCGCCCGGCGGTGACCATCAGCCGAAACCCGCTGCAGGAATATGACCTCACTATGGAGTGGTTGTGGCTGATTGCCTCCGGGGACAGCCGGATCTCCTTCGCGGGCGGGATCATTAGTGGAACGGCTGATGCTGACTTGTTTTTGGGCACAACAGGGGTTTACGACGGACAGCAGTTTACCGACGGTAGCGGTAAGTCAACTAATCTGGGACGTGACTTCCTTTTGGCACTAGATGGCCTTCGTGTGGCCACGCAGGCGGAGCTTCAGCGAGCGAAAGAGGGCGCAACAGAAGGCTTTATCGTTCAGCTTTCACCACCTAAAAGGCTCTACACGGCCAAGCGCTCGACGTCTTCCTCACTGCCGATTGTAATCAACGAGTACGGGATTGAAAGCTACCTCAGCAATTTGGGAGGCTCTGGCGGCGAGCAGTACAATTTTTCCCCGGGGGCCGTCCTGGGAACCGGTACAACCCTCTTTCACGTCGTTCCCCTTCCCTGATCAAAGTTCATTCACTTCAGTAGCTTAACATAAGCAGAGTGTAATGAATAAACACTACAGGCAACTTTTTCAGGGTCTTTCCCTGGCGGTGGTTCTTTCGCTATCCGGGCATGCTGTGCTTGCCCAGCTGGAGGCGGACGACCTCCTGATCGTCGATGCAGGCAATGATCGCGTACTGCAGTTTGATGCTTCGGCAGGAGCAGTTTCGGAGGTGTTTAGCCAGGCGGTCCTCTCGGCCGTGAATGGCTCCACTTCACCGGGCCTTTCCGGTGAGGTGTTCTACGAAAGCCACCAATCCTACCTCTATATTTCGGGAACCAGCGGGAACAACCGCCTCTACCAAGGCGATATCGGGACAGGTATTGTTTCCCTCGCTTCCCAGTCCCAACTCCTGGCCCTGCAGACGGTCCCTGAGGCTTCTGTCGACCTCACGGGCAAAGCAACCCCACTGGATAATGAAATCCTTGTCGCCGACCGCGGAGTGTCGGAGGGATCGATCTACCGGATCAACCTTATCAGCGGGAACAGGTTTCTCCAGTCCACGGAACAGGATTACCTGACCTTCTCCAGTGCGGTCGGCATTGGCATGACCGAGCTTGATTTCACTGCCCTTGTTTACAACTCCGGGGCCGGTGAGTATCGTCTTCTCAGCGGCGGCAACGGTCTGGACAACGCTGCCAACACCCGTTCCGTGCTATATAAAACAGACACAGACGGCCAACCGCTTGTGGAATTTGCTGTGAGCGCGATTGATGCGGACTGGCAGGCCATGGTTCTGACGGTTCCCGGCACCACCTATGTGAAGCAGGATCTTGCCGGCTCAACATCGATCATGGCCATCGATGCCGCGGGGACCGTCTCCGTGGTTGTCGACCAGACAGGTCTCGACACAATTTTCGGCGGCCCGGTGACCTTGGCACCCTCTCTCACCTTGGATACAAGCGGCCGGCTTTACCTGATGGCGCTGGACGGGACCGTTTACCGGGTCGACCCGGCGAATCCCTTGGCTACAAGTACGCTGATTGTAGCGGCAGGGGACTACACGGCGGACACGGGGACAGCGGTGACCACCGCCCTCGGGTTGGCTCACGTCCCGGCAGCTCCCGTCTCCTACACGGTGACAGAGGCCTCTGATCCGTCGGGCTACGTGACCCCTTCATCCGTTTCTGTCATTGAAAACCGCCCCTACACCGTTTCCAACCCAAACATTGTCCAAGGCAACTTCCGTCTTGGGTTCTGGAGCCTGAATGGCGTCCGGCAGGCTTCCCCATCCGGACGCGGCCTCTTCCAGCCGACTTTCAATGTAACCGAGGACACGGACGCGGTTGCCCAGTACTACGACGTCAACCTCGACGGTGACGGGGATCGCCTTAATGACTGGTGGGAATTCTGGATGTTCGGCGACCGCTCACGCGGCCCGCAGGACGACGATGATGGGGACGGTTTCGACCACGAGACGGAGTTTACCAGTGGATACGACGCGACGGTCACGGACACGGCTGTAGCTGGCGGCAGGGCAGCCCGCCAATCAACGACCATCACCTTCAATACAAGCAGTAAGGTTCTGCTGACAACCCGCAGCGAGCCACTTGGCCTGATCCCGACGACAAAGGTGTATTACGATCTGGATACGCCTATCACGTCAGCACGGTATGAGTTTACCTCGAACTACAACGGCCACTTCTTTACCCATTGGAGCATTGACGGGGTTCGCATTGCCGATCCTGCGGGCTTGTCCGTCCGCGAGGTCAGCTTCCTTATGTCGGATGATATTGAGCTGGTCGCTCACTTTACACCGACCACGGAGGATTTGGATGAGGACGGCATTCTCGATTACCTTGAACTTCGGATAGCCGACAATCTTGGCCTTGTTTCCTCGAGCAGCGATCTTGATCTTGATGGATTTACCCTGGCTGAGGAACAGGCGAGCGGTTACAGCACGAACACCGCTGATACCATTCGTGCGGGCGGAGTCGCTGCCCGGCAATCTACACTTGTCACGTTTGTCGTCGGGAAGTCCCTTTATACGGAGGACAGTCTCCCGCTGGGAATTATTCCTTCGGTTTCCGAATACGTGGACCTTGGAACGGAGCGGACAACCGCCTACTATAGTACCAGCCTCGTAAGTGGCCTCGAGTTTGCCTACTGGTCCGTCAACGGAACGCAGGTACGCGATCCCTCGGGGGTTGCTGAACGGCAGGTGACCAATACTATTAACGCAAATACTGACGTTCGGGCGCATTTCTTTTCACCAACCTTGGACAGTGACGGTGACGGGATTATCGATGTCGATGAGTGGCGTTTCTTCGGAAATCTTTCAAACGACCGGAATGATGACCCTGATGCGGATTCCTTTAGCATCGGCAAGGAGCTGGACAGTGGCTATTCCCTGACGGTGGATGATGCGATTCGTGCCGGCGGTGTGGCGGCAAGGCAGTCGGGCAACATCACCTTTGAACTCAATAGCAACAAGTTCCTCCTGACGACTCGAAGCGAGCCGCTTGGGATTGTGCCCGAGACACAGGTTTATTACGATTCGGGTACCGAGATCACCTCGACACGTTACCTGTATGCCTCGAATTACAATAGCCATCGCTTCACCCATTGGACCGTCAACGGCACCCGTATCGAAGACCCGAATGGAGTTTCCCGCGAACAAGTGATCTTCAATTTGGATTCGGACACCGAACTGGTGGCCCATTTCACTCTGGCAACGGATGACGAGGACAATGGTGGCACCGGGGACGGCATCTTGGATTACTTTGAGCTTCGGCTTGCCAATGACCTGACAACCATCTCGCCTTCAAGTGACCTTGACCTAGATGGCTTCACGGTCGCCGAGGAACAGGCTGCTGGCTACAGTGAAGTTGGTAAGGACACTATCCGTGCGGGCGGTGTTGCTGCACGCATGTCGATCCTGAAGTCGGTCAACCTGCTGAGCGCGCCTTCGGGCATCAGCCTGGACAACAACCTTGTCTTCGAGGGCCGACCGTATGGCACGGTCGTGGGGTCGTTCGTGACGACCGCGAATAATCCGAGCGACACCTTCACCTACGCCTTTGTGGCTGGCACAGGCTCGGACGACAATGGCCGCTTCACGATTGATGGCGACCTGCTCGTGACCAACGATGTCTTTGATTTTGCAACCGACCCGATCCTGAACATCCGTGTCGAAGTGACGGACAGCCGTGCCAACACTTACGAGGAGGAGCTGCTGGTCTTTGTCCAGGAGGACCTCATCAATACCTACGAGGAATTTGTTGCGGACACCTTCACGCCTGCTGAACAGATTGACTTGCTCGTCAGTGGTCCGGGCGCAGACATTGAAGGAGACGACCTGATCAACTTCCAGGAGTATGTGCACGGTCGTGATCCCTTCACGGGGGATGCGGATCCGCTTGAGCTTGCATTTGTCAGCTTCGGAACACCCGCGACGGCCCGTACTGCTGAATTCACCTTCCCCTGGCGCGACGGGATGTCGGATGCTACGTATTTCCTTGAGCGATCCTTTAATCCTTCCGAGTCCGTGCCCGGCTGGACACAGGTGCCCTTCAATATTGTCAACGAAGTCACAAACGGAGGAATCACGCAGACAACCATTCAGGTAGTCCAGCAAGCTCCACATCCGGACAAGGAATTCTTCAGGCTTAATACTGAATCCCTCGCCACCCAGCCGGCCGTGGTGGATATTGATGTGGGGGCCTTCCACACACTTTTCCTGAAAGCCGATGGCACGGCATGGGCGGTCGGCCGAAACTTAAATGGCCAACTCGGAGACGGGACGGTTGCTCCCAGCTCCACACCAATTCAGGTCATGAGCGGTGTGGTCGAGATCGCCGCCGGTTCCTCCTTCAGCCTTTTCCTTAAGGATGACGGAACGGTTTGGGCATGTGGTTCAAATCTGTATGGGCAATTTGGGGATGGAACAGTTGATCCGGATGTCCTGACGCCGGTCCAGGTCCAGACCAACGTCATCGCTATTGATGCGGGTGCTGACCACAGCCTGTTCTTGAAGGACGACTTCACAGCGTGGGCCGCTGGCAGGGATAATTCGGGCCAACAAGGAGATGGAACGATAGCCACTCCAGATTTCAATTCAACGGCCGCCCAGGTCCTGACAAATGTCCGCGACATTTCCGCGCACAGTAATACCAGCTTCTTCATCAAGGACGACGACACGCTATGGGCTTCGGGAAGGAACGGAAATGGGCAGTTTGGCACGGGCGTCGCTGGCGACACTGCCACCATTACGCAGATCCAGACCAACGTTGCGATGGCGACAGGAGGCGATAATCACAGTGTTTTCCTCTTCAATGACGGGACGGCCCAGACAGCCGGTAGTAATACTTTCGGCCAGCTGGGTGGATCGCTGAATGCACAGGAAGTGAACCCCTTCACTGTCATGACTGGCGTTGAATGGGTGGACGCTGGCTCCAATACCACCTTCCTCATTACCAGCGATGGTTGGGTCTGGGCCGCCGGACGCAACAACCAGGGCCAGTTGGGTGATGGGACAAATGTTGATAAACTGGTCCCGGTCCTGATTCTGGGGAACGGAAATATCGTTGCCGGTGGTCTTAACCATACGATGCTCCTCGAGGATAACGCTACCGTCTGGGGAACCGGGCTCGGCGATTCAGGCCAGCTTGGGGATGGGACCAGTTCTAATACTTCATTCCTTATTGAAGTGACCAACCTCTCAATTACGCCGTAAGCAAACAAGTGTGCCACAGGCGTTCCTGCCTGTTTGCGATGAACCACAGGCCGGAGGCCTGTTACACGGATAGGATGAAACACAGGCCAGAGGCCTGTTACACGGACAGGGATGTGTCACAGGCGTCCTCGCCTGTGATACGTTGCTTACACCACCTCGTCACCGAGGCAGGTCTCAACCAGGCGGGCGGTCTGGAGCCACGGGTGGTCGGTGGGGACAATGCGCTTTTTGCCGGCGATTTCTTCAAGGGGAATGGGAACGCAGGTGTTGCCCTTGACGGCGACCAGCGCATTGAAGTGGTTTTCCTTGAGCAGCTCGCCGGCCTTCGTCCCGAGGCGCGTGCAGAGGAGCCGGTCGAACGGGGTGGGGGATCCGCCACGCTGGACATGCCCGAGCGATGTAACGCGGGCCTCGACGCCGGTCATGGCCTGAAGCTCGCGGGCAATCTTGTTGGCCACGGGTTCCTCAACCAGATGGACGCCCTGTGCCTTGGCCCGACGGCGCAATTCCTCCTCCTCGGGGGTCTGTAGCTTCTTTGCCGCTTTCTTTCCCGTCTTCCCGTTGGCAGCCTCCTTTATCGACTTAACGCCTTCGGCTACGGCCATGATGGAAAAGCGCTTCCCGGTACGGCGGCGATTAAGAATGCTTTCGGCAACTGCCTCCAGGTTATAAGGAATCTCGGGAATGAGAATGACATCCGCCCCGCCGGCAATTCCTGCACCGAGGGCCAGCCATCCTGCATCATGCCCCATGATCTCACAGACAATGATCCGGTGGTGGCTGGTCGCGGTTGAGTGAAGCCGGTCGATGGCCTCGGTGGCGATCGACATGGCAGAATCAAATCCAAAGGTGATGTCGGTCCCGGCGACGTCGTTATCAATGGTCTTTGGGAGCGTCAGGACATTCATGCCCGCCTTCTGTAGCCGGAAAGCATTCTTCTGGGTGCCGTTGCCACCGAGGCAGACCAGGCAGTCCAGCCGCTGTTTTTTATAGTTCGCCACGGCCACGTCGGTCATGTCCATGACCTTGTCGCCCATGCGTATCTTGTGTGGCTTGTCGCGGCTACTCCCGAGGAAGGTACCGCCCTGCGTCAGGATGCCGCTCACATTGATACTTTCAATGCGCTCCATGCGGTTTTCCACGAGCCCGCGGAAACCGTCCCGCACACCCATGACTTTCCAGCCGTAGTGCATGGCGGCCTTGCTGACCCCGCGAATGACTGCATTGAGCCCCGGGCAATCCCCGCCGGCTGTCAAAATCCCTATTGTTCCCCGTGACTTTGCCATGATGGGTGAGCTTATGCGGCTTGCCGGCGGCTTGACAAGCCTCCTGATGGCCTGCTGTGAGAAGCTCTAGCCTCTCTTCACTTGGCTTGCCAGCCGAAGCCCGAACGAAGTGAGGGCGAAGAATGGTCGGGGCGGCCGGATTCGAACCGACGACTTCTGCGTCCCAAACGCAGCGCTCTACCAGACTGAGCTACGCCCCGCAATACATGGGAAACTGTGGATTCCGTGGATTTCGGCGGGAATGTCAAATACGGATTTGCAGCGGAGCAATTGTGCGCTAGTTTATTGTGTCGTGAAAGCGCCCAGCTCATTGATTTGTCTTCTGGTGGTGGTCTACCCTCCAGCCGGGATTGAGATGAATGGGCCTGGAAGTGTTTCAGCGCAGTATCCCGGCTCAATCCCCGTCTTGTCCGTTTGTGGACAGGGCCAGGTTACCGGAAAAAACTTCATCAATCAGCGAATAACACCTCTAGAGGATGGCTGGGTCGTGGAATCACTGGAGGAAACAGGGGATGCGGCCATGCTATACCTGCACGTCCGGGAGGAATACAGCGGCTCGATCAGCCCGGATAATCTGGTGAACCGCGATGCCTGGTGCGCTGACCGGCTTGTTATCTCGACATCGTCCACGGGGATGCCGATCGGGCCGGAAATCGAGAAACAGCTGCTGGCCCTCGGGTTGACCCTCCAGCGGTCAGTTCCATTTTCTCCCGTACGTGTGTATTCACTTCCCGTAATGAGCCTTGATGCGGTGGGGCAGTGGAAGGGAAAATTAAACACCCTTTTTAGGGAAAGTGGAATCACGGTCAGCCGGGATCATATTCTGTATCCGGTTTCCACTACGCCGGATGATCCACGTTTCCCTGAGCAGTGGGCGCTTGAGCAGATTCGCGCCCCGGATGGATGGGACCTGACGACTGGTTCGGACGAGGTTATTGTCGCCGTCCTTGACACGGGTCTTCATGACTCGCACGAGGATTTCTTTGACGGAATCGCCTCCAATTTGTGGAGCAATCCAGAGGATCCAATTGACGGGATCGACAACGACGACAACGGCTTTGTGGACGACGCGTACGGCTGGGATTTCGTCAATGAGACCGGCACTTCGATGGAAGACACACATGGCCATGGCACGATGGTCTCAGGACTTCTTGGAGCGCGTGGGAACAATGGCATTGGGGTTTCCGGGGTAGCATGGAACATGAAGATCCTTCCGATGCGCGCTGGCGCGGTTTCCCTGCCGAATTCCGTGCTCGCACAGGCCATGGACTATGTCACCGATTTGCGCCTGCGAGGCTATCCTATTGTCGCGACCAGTAATTCCTATGGTTACTATCCGTATGAGAAGCCTTCCCCGGAGGAGTGGTCAGCAACGGAAGTGCTCGGACAGGCGATTGAGCGCGCCCGGCAAGCGGGCATCATGGTCATCACTGCTTCCGGCAACGGTGGGCAGAACAACGACAGCCAATATGTGCGGCACTTTTTCCCCTCGGATGCGATCCAGCACAATGTCATTTCGGTCAATGCGCTTGAGCAATCGGGTGCCCTCTGGAGGGGCTCGAATTACGGGATTGAATCGGTCGACATAGCGGCTCCGGGCCTTGGCGTGCTGACGACCTACAACGATGGCGGTTACCGCCTCTACAGCGGGACATCAATGGCAGCTCCCCATGTCAGTGGGGCGGCAGCCCTGCTCGCTTCGCTGAAGCCGGATCTCAACACTTCCTGGATGCGCGCCCTGATTCTCGGGACGGCGGCGCCGCATCCCTCGCTTGATGGGAAGCTAACAACTGGTGGCAGCCTGGATGTCGCCGCACTGCTCAATCTGGCCTCGCTGGCCTTGGATGAGGCATGGAAGCAACTGTACTGGACGGAAGAAGAATTGGCTGCGATGACCTTTTCATGGGACGACAACGCCGACTCCGATGCTTGGTCGAACCTCGAGGAACTGGTCTTTGGTGGCAATCCCCGCATGGCCGATTCCCGGTCAGCGTTTTCCGTTGAGGAGGCGACTTTCCAGCGAGGAATGAGCCATGTAAAGGGCTTCCGCGTCAACCTGCGCTATTTCTGGAGTCCTCTGGCAGATGGGCTCGTTTCTCTCGATTTTGAATCCAATCCGGGCGTGCGCGGACCCTGGAGGCCGGCCATCCCCGTGAGCCACAAGTTTATCGAAGACGACCCGGCCACCGGCCTGCGTACTTATGAGGCAGAGTTTCTCTTCCCGCACAGCCCTGCGTTCATGCGGCTCCGCCTTGAACCCGGGCCGCAGAAGCATCCACTGGGATGGGGGCGGGCGCATGGCGGAGTTGAGTAATTCACTCCGCCGCCGGCGACTGATGCGTCCGGATGACCCGGTAGAACTTGCGTGGCTCAAGCGCTGGCGGGACAGGGAGCAAATTTGATTCAATGGTCTCGCCGGCCCAGATCCAATCACTGGAGTCGGTAAAAATGCCGGATTCCAGGTTGCTGGATTCTTGGAGCTTGTAGAAGGCGCCACGGATAGTCGTCCAGTCGAGCTGGATACTGTTTGGATCAACGAAGCTTAGTTGGGTCTCCATGGGTTGGCCGGTAATGCTGCCATCGAAGTATTGGGTGGCGAGTTCCCATGCCTGGATCCCGGCGATTGAGCCCATGATGCGCCCGGGTCCATCGTCGGCGGGAACATGGATACCACCATAAAGCCGTGAGAGGCCGGCCTGGTCGGCGGCATCAAAATAGGTGGCCCACTGGAGAACCACGTCCATTGTTGGTCCCGGTTCAAACTCAAGAAACTCATTCTCGTGGGCAGTGAAGGTCTCCATACCGCCGGGAAAGAATTCACTTCCGGTCATGCGGGCGAGGACTTCCGCGGCGGCCCGGCTGAAGGTGCTGTGACCGGAGACATAGCCCGGGAAGGCGGGGGTGACAAAGGTGTCGCGCTGGTAGGGAAGCCAGTCTGCGGGTAGCATCCAGTCAACCACCCCGAGGGTTTCATTTTCGCCCGCCGACCAGCTCTTGATGGCAACCTTGCCAACGTGGGCGGCGAGGTGATCGTGCCGTTGTCCGGATGCGGATGATTCTTCCGTGATCACTTCAACAAGGCCGGGAACCAATGGCAGACCCATCGGGTCGTAGGCCGGACCCTGTGGCTCCGAGGACTGCCCCAGCTGGCCCATGTAGCGGATACTGCTGATCGGGCGGACATAGTCATACACGCGCTTGCATCCCCATGCGGCGATGGCGGCATCGTGCAAGGCCCCATTCATGGCAAAGTAGACTTTCACATCCCACTCAAGGGGATCGAGCTCGGGGCCGGTGCCTTCAAACTGTCGGATGAATTCCGGATGATCGTAAAGTTCGTTGGCGAGAGTGTTCCAATGGCCGGGTGGTGTTTCGGAATCGGGTCCGTCGGCCCAGAATTCCGCAAGGACCCGGCCGAAGTCAGCGTGATTGACCATATTTGGCGCATACGGTTCTCCCGTGTAGGGATTTAATGGATACCCGGTGCCATCATTCAGTCCCAGTGTATTGTTGCCGATAGCCCCCGGGGAAATGTCGATCATCTCATTGGTATCCGGACCGAGCAGGCTGCTGCGGTAGATGACTTCAAGGTTGCCGTCCTTGAACTCGGAATCGGTGGCAGTTCCCAACTGGGGCGGCGGTCCCGGGTCGAGGTGCAGGATTTGATCGGGCTGGAAGGAAGTGAAGGCAAAAGGCCGGACAGCTCCCCAATTGGGACCGAGGAAGGATTGGACGAGGTCGGTTGTTTGCTGGTTCTGGGTGAAGGCCTCCTCAAAGAGAAGGGGCTGCCAGCGGTTTGGAAAGTCCATCGTTGTACCCGACTCGGCGACGGGGAGGGGATCATTGACGGCGGTGTATGCCTCTCCAAGGAAACCCGATACGTCATCCCATCCATCGGAGGAAGTGTAGGCGATCACCGAGGCGGCTACCCGGTTGCCAAGAGCGGCAGGTGTGCTGCCGGCAGTCCCCGTGTTGAGGGGATCGTAGCCCAGTTCAAGCATCTGGTTGTTGAGGGAGATCAATGTCGTACTGGCGTTGACCGAGTCTTTGTAGCGATCCACCAATACACGATAGGCGGCATGACTGATGGCCTCGTTCCGTGCCGTATCGATATCTTCGGCAGTGGCACTTTCGTTGTGCAGGAGCCCGGTGGCTTTGCTATCGTAGGCGGCCCAGGTGTCCCACATGGCGACTGAGGAAGCAAAAAGGTTGCGCGCATGTTTGGTCGGATCCGGGAAATCGATCCGGATGGCGGCAAGGTTTTGTTCATTCCATTTGCGGGCGACGCTTCTCTCGTCCACTTCTGTTGAGGCCACGACAAGTAAAAGTGATTCAGACCATTCAAGCCCATCAGCTTGATCCCCGGTAAAGATGCTGACCTTCAGCAAGTATTCGCCGGGCTCCGCCAGGGCAAGCGTGGCAGGGTTGGTATATTCCACGCCATTGATTGTCCACATGGCGGTTGCGCCCTCCGGCAATGCCTCGGCTGGAAAGGCCGCGGTGAATTCCTCGCCGGGCAGGATTTCCCGCTTTGACAGGGTGGCCTGCGGACTTTTCAAGACAATGTTTTGCCCAGCATCGACATTTCGGATCTCAGTCTCGTCACCGGTTGTCCAGCGCGCGCGGATTTGGTCGACTGTTGTGCTTGTGCCCAGCCCGAAGTGGGCAATACGGCCCGGTCCGTGGCCATTGAATCCGCTGGAGGCATGCAGCTCGCGCATCTGCTCGGTCTCTCCAGTTTGTATGTAGACGCGTGCACCGATGCCGTCCGTGTGGTGGGGGGCGTTCGTCCCCTCAAGGCGTATGTTGATGAAATTATTCGTATTGACCGTATCATTACGCAGGAGCACGGGCGGAGCAGGCTCATGGCTTAAGTTGGCTTCGCCACCGACGGGTATCGAGTTGTTGGCAATGAAGATATCCATGTCACCATCGTTGTCATAATCGAAGGCAATGGCGCAGCGGCCCTGTCCGGTATCTGCGGCATCCCCGGAGAGCTCCGCAATCTCCTCGAAGACATTGTCGCCCGTGTTTTCGAACAGCCGGGAGGGTGTCGTGCCAAGCTGGTTGAAGGTTCCCGGGGGATTATTCAGTCCCCAGCCGTTGACATGGAAAATGTCGAGGTCGCCATCGTTGTCGAAGTCGGCCATTTCGGCGCCCCAACCCCATCCGCCGTCACGAACCCCCGATTCCTCGGTGATATCGGTGAATCCACCTGTACCATTGTTCAGGAGAAGACGGTTCCCGGTGGTCAGCCAGACCTCTTGGGCGCTGTCGAACAAGCGGATGGAGGTCATGAATACATCGAGGTCGCCGTCATTGTCGATGTCGCCGACCGCCGATCCCATGCCGTTCTCGATATCGCTGGTGCCCGCCTGAAGAAAGATTCCATTGCCAAAATTGCGAAACCAGCGGGTGCTTCCGAAGTCGGCTACGAGGAGGAGATCCTGCAAGCGGTCATTATCAATATCAAGAAAGCGGGGAATATAGTCCCAGTCATTCCGGAGAGTGATGTAAGGCTCCAGTTGGCCATCGCCGACATTTCGGTAAATCTGGAGGAAGTCCTCAGGAATAGGGGTGCGCGAAAATCTCCATGAGCCAAGGGACAGCTCAAGCAGGCCGTCATTGTCGATATCGCCCCAGCTGGGACTGGTCACAGTGGCGAGTGGCTGATCGATTTGCTGTTGGTCCACAGTAAAGGAGCCCGTGCCGTCATTGATCAGCAATGAGTGGGGCGGCTCCGCACCGGAAATAAAGATGTCAATATCGCCATCAGCGTCGTAATCCGCCGCGCAGGCCCCCATGTAAGGACCGGTTAAGCCAGCCCCGCGCGCGGAGGCCTCGTCCGAGAAAGTGCCGTCCTTCTGGTTGATATACAACAGGTTGGGGGAATCTCCACCCTGGAGGACATAGAGATCAATCCAGCCATCCCCGTTGAAATCCTCGGCGACCGCCCCGCCGGATATCTGCGCGTAATCCTCAAGAGCGATGCTTTCAATCGGTTCGTAGGCGTGCGTGTGCAGGATATTTGCCTCGGTCGTGACATCCGTGAACTGCATGGCAGAGAATGCCACGCTGGTCGAGGCGAGTAGGAAAATACCTGAAATAGGGTGGCAGCGAAACATGGACACTTTCATCAAG
It encodes the following:
- a CDS encoding FG-GAP-like repeat-containing protein; the protein is MKVSMFRCHPISGIFLLASTSVAFSAMQFTDVTTEANILHTHAYEPIESIALEDYAQISGGAVAEDFNGDGWIDLYVLQGGDSPNLLYINQKDGTFSDEASARGAGLTGPYMGACAADYDADGDIDIFISGAEPPHSLLINDGTGSFTVDQQQIDQPLATVTSPSWGDIDNDGLLELSLGSWRFSRTPIPEDFLQIYRNVGDGQLEPYITLRNDWDYIPRFLDIDNDRLQDLLLVADFGSTRWFRNFGNGIFLQAGTSDIENGMGSAVGDIDNDGDLDVFMTSIRLFDSAQEVWLTTGNRLLLNNGTGGFTDITEESGVRDGGWGWGAEMADFDNDGDLDIFHVNGWGLNNPPGTFNQLGTTPSRLFENTGDNVFEEIAELSGDAADTGQGRCAIAFDYDNDGDMDIFIANNSIPVGGEANLSHEPAPPVLLRNDTVNTNNFINIRLEGTNAPHHTDGIGARVYIQTGETEQMRELHASSGFNGHGPGRIAHFGLGTSTTVDQIRARWTTGDETEIRNVDAGQNIVLKSPQATLSKREILPGEEFTAAFPAEALPEGATAMWTINGVEYTNPATLALAEPGEYLLKVSIFTGDQADGLEWSESLLLVVASTEVDERSVARKWNEQNLAAIRIDFPDPTKHARNLFASSVAMWDTWAAYDSKATGLLHNESATAEDIDTARNEAISHAAYRVLVDRYKDSVNASTTLISLNNQMLELGYDPLNTGTAGSTPAALGNRVAASVIAYTSSDGWDDVSGFLGEAYTAVNDPLPVAESGTTMDFPNRWQPLLFEEAFTQNQQTTDLVQSFLGPNWGAVRPFAFTSFQPDQILHLDPGPPPQLGTATDSEFKDGNLEVIYRSSLLGPDTNEMIDISPGAIGNNTLGLNDGTGYPLNPYTGEPYAPNMVNHADFGRVLAEFWADGPDSETPPGHWNTLANELYDHPEFIRQFEGTGPELDPLEWDVKVYFAMNGALHDAAIAAWGCKRVYDYVRPISSIRYMGQLGQSSEPQGPAYDPMGLPLVPGLVEVITEESSASGQRHDHLAAHVGKVAIKSWSAGENETLGVVDWMLPADWLPYQRDTFVTPAFPGYVSGHSTFSRAAAEVLARMTGSEFFPGGMETFTAHENEFLEFEPGPTMDVVLQWATYFDAADQAGLSRLYGGIHVPADDGPGRIMGSIAGIQAWELATQYFDGSITGQPMETQLSFVDPNSIQLDWTTIRGAFYKLQESSNLESGIFTDSSDWIWAGETIESNLLPVPPALEPRKFYRVIRTHQSPAAE